The genomic interval CGTGCTACGCAAATAGGAAGCGAGATGACGTATGATCGAACTGTCTTCCGAAGCCCGCGCCATCGTCGAAGGGCGGCATTCCGATCCCTTTCACTATCTCGGCCGTCATCGCGAGAACGACCGTAACGTGGTTCGCGCCTATCTGCCCGAAGCATCCGAGGTGCGTGTCGTCGACGAGCACGGCGGAGAGACGACGCTGACGCGCATTCATGACGCCGGGCTTTTCCTCGGCGACCTGCCGAACGGCGCCGAGCGCTACCGCCTGCGCGCCAGGTTTGGCGCCGACATCGTCGAGCTCGATGACCCTTACCGCTTCCCCCCGATCCTCAGCGATTTCGATCTCTATCTGCTCGGCGAAGGCACGGATCAGCGGCTCTATAACAAGCTCGGTGCTCATCCCATAACAATGGACGGCGTGGATGGCACCGGATTCGTCGTGCTTGCGCCCAACGCACGGGCCGTCGCTGTCGTCGGCGATTTCAATTACTGGGATCGCCGCCGCCATCCGATGCGCGTGCGCGGCAACGGATACTGGGAATTGTTCGTTCCCGGCGCGCGAACGGGCGACCGCTACAAATTCGCTATCACGGATCAGGGCGGCGGTTTGCTGCCGCTGAAATCCGATCCAATGGCGTTCGCTGCGGAAGTTCGACCAAGCACCGCGTCGATCGTATTCGACGAAGCGGCGCTGCCGCGCCCCACGCCTGCGGCCGCCACGATCAACGCACGCAACGCGCCGATCTCGATCTACGAGGTCCATCTCGGATCGTGGCGTCGCGGCGACGACAACCGCTGGCTCTCCTATCGCGAACTCGCGGACACGCTGCCGCGCTATGCCCGCGACCTCGGCTTCACCCATATCGAGCTGATGCCAGTGAACGAGCACCCGTTCGACGGCTCTTGGGGCTATCAGCCCACCGGTCTTTACGCACCGACCAGCCGCTTCGGTCCGCCCGAGGATTTCGCGCATCTGGTCGATGCCTGCCATCGCGAAGGACTCGGTATTTTGCTGGATTGGGTGCCCGGCCACTTTCCCGACGACCCTCACGGCCTCGGCCATTTTGACGGCACGGCGCTATACGAACATGCCAACCCGTTGCAGGGACGCCACCTCGACTGGGATACCCTGATCTACAACTACGGCCGCACCGAAGTCGTCAATTTCCTCGTCGCCAACGCACTGTTCTGGCTCGATCGCTACGGCGTGGATGGCCTTCGCGTCGATGCCGTCGCGTCCATGCTCTATCTCGATTACAGCCGCCCCGAAGGCGGCTGGATTCCCAACAAGCACGGAGGCCGGGAAAATCTTGAAGCCATCGAATTTCTGCGCCGATTCAACAGGGAGGTATTTGCCAAGTTTCCGCAAGCCACCACGGTGGCGGAGGAATCGACGGCATGGCCGCAGGTCTCGCGCCCGATTGAGTTTGGCGGCCTTGGCTTCGGCTACAAATGGAACATGGGCTGGATGCACGACACGCTGGACTATATCGGCAAGGATCCGATCTACCGCAAGCATCACCACGGCCAGATCCTGTTCGGGCTGCACTATGCGTTCTCGGAAAATTTCATCCTGCCGCTATCGCATGACGAGGTCGTGCACGAAAAGCGCTCGATCCTCGGCCGCATGCCGGGCGATGAGTGGCAGCGGTTCGCAAACCTCCGCGCCTACTACGCATTCATGTTCGGCCATCCCGGAAAAAAGCTGATGTTCATGGGCGCGGAGTTCGGTCAGGAGCGCGAATGGAGCCACGACCACGCACTTGACTGGCATCTTCTCGATCAGGCGAGCCACCGGGGAGTCCAGGCCGTCGTTCGCGATCTCAACGCGCTCTATCGCGACGTGCCGGCGCTGCATGAACTGGATTGCGATCCCGCCGGATTCGAATGGATCGTCGCCAATGATGCCAATCGCAGCGTCTTCGCATGGATGCGCAAAGGCGAAGGCGGACGGGCGCGCTGTCTGGTGATCGCCAATTTCACGCCGACCATCCATCGCGACTACCGCGTGCGGGTACCCTTCGCCGGCAGGTGGCGCGAGGCGCTCAATACCGACTCCGCGCATTATGGCGGAAGCAACGTCGGGAACAACGGCTTGGTCGAGACGCTGGACGGAGTCATCCCCGAACTCAGCCTGATGCTTCCGCCGCTCGCGGTGATCTTTCTGGTACCGGAACACGCATGATGAAAATCTCGGAAGGCACACATGTCCGCCTTGGTTCGAACTGGGATGGGCGCGGAACCAATTTTGCGCTTTTTTCAGCACATGCGGAAAAAGTCGAGCTATGCCTGTTCGACAGCCAGGGGCGACGGGAGATCGAACGCGTCGCGTTGCCCGAGCATAATGAAGACGTCTGGCACGGCTATCTCAACGACGTTTCGCCCGGTCAGCTCTACGGCTACCGCGTCTATGGCCCCTACGATCCCCAGCACGGGCATCGGTTCAACTCCCACAAGCTTCTGCTCGATCCTTACGCGAAGAAAGTCAGCGGACGGCTCGTCTGGAGCGATGCGCATTTCGCCTACCGCACCGGAAGCCCGCGCGAGGATCTGTCCTTCGACCGGCGCGACAACGCACGCGCCATGCCGAAAGCCACCGTCATCGACGAAACATTCAACTGGGGCCGGCGCGAACCGCGACCCAGCATTTCCTGGGAAGATACGATCATCTATGAAGCTCACGTCAAAGGCCTGACCAGGACGCGTCGGGATATTTCTCCTGAACTGCGCGGAACCTACCGCGCGCTCGCGGCGCCAGCCATGATCGATCACCTGCGGCGGCTCGGCGTCACCACCATCGAGCTTCTGCCGGTTCATGGCTTCATCGATGACCGTCAACTGGTCGAGCGCAAGCTGAGCAACTATTGGGGATACAATTCAATCTCGTTTCTCGCACCGGAGCAGCGCTACGCCAAGGATGCCGCGCTGGACGAATTCCGCACGTCGGTTGCCCGCCTGCACGACGCCGGCTTCGAGGTCATACTCGACGTCGTCTACAATCATACTGCCGAAGGCAATCACCTCGGGCCGACGCTGTCGTTCCGCGGCATCGACAACGCATCCTACTATTGGTTGATGCCGGATAACCCACGCTTCTACGACGACTTCACAGGCACCGGTAACTCGCTGAACCTCACTCACCCCCGCGTGCTGCAGATGGTGATGGACTCGCTGCGCTATTGGGTCGAAGTCTGCCACATCGACGGATTCCGCTTCGACCTCGCCAGCACGCTGGCGCGCGGTCCCCATGGATTCGACCGCAACAGTTCTTTTTTTACTGCAATCCGGCAGGATCCCGCTCTTGCCGCGGTCAAGCTTGTCGCCGAGCCCTGGGATGTCGGCGCCGGCGGCTATCAGGTCGGCGGCTTTCCTTCGCAATGGTCGGAGTGGAACGACCGATATCGCAGCATCCTACGCCGCTACTGGGCCGGCGAAGGACATCTGATCGGCGATGTCGGCGGCCGCATGACCGGATCGTCCGACCTCTTCAACCATGACGACCGCGCGCCTCGCGCCGGCATCAATCACGTCACCGTCCACGACGGCTTCACGCTCGCCGATCTGTTTTCCTATAACGAAAAACACAACGAGGCCAACGGCGAGGACAATCGCGACGGCTCCAATGACAATCTCAGCAATAACTGCGGCCACGAAGGACCGACGGACGACCCTGCGATCGTTGCGCTCCGCCGCCAGCTTCGCAAGAACCAGCTCGCCTGCCTGCTGCTCGCCCAAGGCGTTCCGCTTCTCCTTGCGGGCGATGAGGTCGGCAACAGCCAGCATGGAAACAACAACGCCTATTGCCAGGACAACGAGATCGGGTGGATCGACTGGAGCGGCCTTGGCCATGAGGACGACGACATGACCGGCTTCGTCGGACGCCTTACCGCCATCCGAAGACGCTTTGCGCAGATCAGGGCGCGACAATGGGTGGTCGGCAAGAAGGTGGACGGCTCCTATGGCGTGCTGTGGCTGACCCCGCACGGCAACGAAATGACCGAAGCCGACTGGAATTTCCCGGAAGGACGGTTTCTCTCTTACGTGCTCGGCCCGATGGAGCACGGTGGGCAGGCGCTCTACGTCGTCCTCAACGCGGTGCCGGAGCCGGTCGAATTCAGGCTTCCAAGCATGGAACAGTATAAGACCTGGTCGATCGTGCTTCATACCACGGACGATGATGCCGAAGGCAGCGCGCACGACCCCAACGCGACGATGCAGGCGCCGCCTCGCAGCGTGATCGCCTTCGCAGGCCAGCCATGAGCGCCGGCCGCTTCGGCCCCGTTCTCAGG from Nitrobacter sp. NHB1 carries:
- the glgB gene encoding 1,4-alpha-glucan branching protein GlgB — protein: MIELSSEARAIVEGRHSDPFHYLGRHRENDRNVVRAYLPEASEVRVVDEHGGETTLTRIHDAGLFLGDLPNGAERYRLRARFGADIVELDDPYRFPPILSDFDLYLLGEGTDQRLYNKLGAHPITMDGVDGTGFVVLAPNARAVAVVGDFNYWDRRRHPMRVRGNGYWELFVPGARTGDRYKFAITDQGGGLLPLKSDPMAFAAEVRPSTASIVFDEAALPRPTPAAATINARNAPISIYEVHLGSWRRGDDNRWLSYRELADTLPRYARDLGFTHIELMPVNEHPFDGSWGYQPTGLYAPTSRFGPPEDFAHLVDACHREGLGILLDWVPGHFPDDPHGLGHFDGTALYEHANPLQGRHLDWDTLIYNYGRTEVVNFLVANALFWLDRYGVDGLRVDAVASMLYLDYSRPEGGWIPNKHGGRENLEAIEFLRRFNREVFAKFPQATTVAEESTAWPQVSRPIEFGGLGFGYKWNMGWMHDTLDYIGKDPIYRKHHHGQILFGLHYAFSENFILPLSHDEVVHEKRSILGRMPGDEWQRFANLRAYYAFMFGHPGKKLMFMGAEFGQEREWSHDHALDWHLLDQASHRGVQAVVRDLNALYRDVPALHELDCDPAGFEWIVANDANRSVFAWMRKGEGGRARCLVIANFTPTIHRDYRVRVPFAGRWREALNTDSAHYGGSNVGNNGLVETLDGVIPELSLMLPPLAVIFLVPEHA
- the glgX gene encoding glycogen debranching protein GlgX; translated protein: MKISEGTHVRLGSNWDGRGTNFALFSAHAEKVELCLFDSQGRREIERVALPEHNEDVWHGYLNDVSPGQLYGYRVYGPYDPQHGHRFNSHKLLLDPYAKKVSGRLVWSDAHFAYRTGSPREDLSFDRRDNARAMPKATVIDETFNWGRREPRPSISWEDTIIYEAHVKGLTRTRRDISPELRGTYRALAAPAMIDHLRRLGVTTIELLPVHGFIDDRQLVERKLSNYWGYNSISFLAPEQRYAKDAALDEFRTSVARLHDAGFEVILDVVYNHTAEGNHLGPTLSFRGIDNASYYWLMPDNPRFYDDFTGTGNSLNLTHPRVLQMVMDSLRYWVEVCHIDGFRFDLASTLARGPHGFDRNSSFFTAIRQDPALAAVKLVAEPWDVGAGGYQVGGFPSQWSEWNDRYRSILRRYWAGEGHLIGDVGGRMTGSSDLFNHDDRAPRAGINHVTVHDGFTLADLFSYNEKHNEANGEDNRDGSNDNLSNNCGHEGPTDDPAIVALRRQLRKNQLACLLLAQGVPLLLAGDEVGNSQHGNNNAYCQDNEIGWIDWSGLGHEDDDMTGFVGRLTAIRRRFAQIRARQWVVGKKVDGSYGVLWLTPHGNEMTEADWNFPEGRFLSYVLGPMEHGGQALYVVLNAVPEPVEFRLPSMEQYKTWSIVLHTTDDDAEGSAHDPNATMQAPPRSVIAFAGQP